From Paludisphaera rhizosphaerae, the proteins below share one genomic window:
- a CDS encoding glycosyltransferase family 39 protein yields the protein MSGRQPLALTTAAAVVGLALVWQAAAASSATYDETTYLNAAARWWRQGDRVGVTRMGSPNLFWKLQLAPTFAALDLMGRGALIDDQPARQPDLLPIARIGSSWIWLLGLALTAWWARLLSGPWAMALAAWLYALSPNLLAHGGLVTMETPVTVAATAVFMSFWAFLWTGRRRWFWASAALCGLAFACKFTAIVLPPILGAVWLFYEPLSMRRLARMGLAMAGYLIVMLAADAALNGFAILPLSPTSGDHPSASGFGPLGGIVARLYETPIPQDWVGFAGQLRHQASGGPGYLLGERRMGGWRYYYLVALAVKVPPLFWLMAAWRGSMSGWRRSLTQAPDRMLLQSALLFFAIASAGSSRNYGVRYLLPVAPLAVMWLSGLVRGEERGRPSRLIGRAVIVVGLLGQAAAVISVQPNPLTYFNVFAGGRAGGRRVLADSNLDWGQGLRALARLQRGRPEFRDLTIYTFGTVDPSVYGVVGTAHVIDADEGHTPPPPPLESVATPYVAVSASLQYGPWGPAGLFRPLDGLVPIAMTDDGTIAVYRVQ from the coding sequence GTGAGCGGTCGGCAGCCCCTGGCCCTGACGACCGCCGCGGCGGTCGTCGGCCTGGCTCTGGTCTGGCAGGCCGCGGCGGCGTCCTCGGCGACATACGACGAGACCACCTACCTGAACGCGGCCGCCCGCTGGTGGCGCCAGGGGGATCGTGTCGGCGTGACGCGGATGGGCTCGCCCAACCTCTTCTGGAAGCTCCAACTCGCGCCGACGTTCGCGGCCCTCGACCTTATGGGGAGAGGAGCGCTGATCGACGACCAACCCGCTCGCCAGCCCGACTTGCTGCCGATCGCCAGGATCGGCTCTTCGTGGATCTGGCTGCTCGGCCTGGCGCTGACGGCCTGGTGGGCCCGACTTCTGAGCGGGCCTTGGGCGATGGCTCTGGCGGCCTGGCTCTACGCGCTGAGCCCGAACCTCCTGGCGCACGGCGGCCTGGTCACGATGGAGACGCCTGTGACCGTCGCCGCGACGGCCGTCTTCATGTCGTTCTGGGCTTTCCTTTGGACGGGGCGTCGTCGGTGGTTCTGGGCGTCGGCGGCGCTCTGCGGGCTGGCCTTCGCTTGCAAGTTCACGGCGATCGTCCTCCCCCCCATCCTGGGGGCAGTATGGCTCTTTTATGAGCCATTGAGCATGCGACGGCTTGCCCGCATGGGGCTCGCGATGGCCGGCTATCTCATCGTCATGCTGGCGGCCGATGCGGCGTTGAACGGCTTCGCGATCCTGCCCCTGAGCCCGACGTCCGGCGACCATCCGAGCGCCTCGGGGTTCGGGCCGCTGGGTGGAATCGTGGCCCGATTGTACGAGACGCCGATCCCCCAGGACTGGGTGGGCTTCGCTGGGCAGTTGCGGCATCAGGCGTCGGGAGGGCCGGGGTATCTGTTGGGCGAGCGTCGGATGGGAGGGTGGCGGTATTACTACCTGGTCGCGCTGGCAGTGAAGGTTCCGCCGCTGTTCTGGCTGATGGCCGCCTGGCGCGGGTCGATGAGCGGGTGGAGGCGGAGTCTGACCCAGGCGCCCGACCGCATGCTCTTGCAGTCGGCCCTGCTGTTCTTCGCGATCGCTTCGGCGGGCTCGTCCCGCAACTACGGGGTCCGCTACTTGCTGCCCGTAGCACCGCTGGCCGTGATGTGGTTGTCGGGATTGGTGCGGGGCGAGGAACGGGGGAGGCCTTCGAGATTGATCGGCCGGGCCGTGATTGTCGTCGGTCTGCTCGGTCAGGCTGCGGCCGTGATCAGCGTCCAGCCAAACCCATTGACGTATTTCAACGTCTTTGCCGGAGGTCGTGCCGGCGGCCGTCGAGTGCTGGCCGACTCGAACCTCGATTGGGGCCAGGGGCTCCGGGCTCTCGCCAGACTTCAACGCGGTCGGCCCGAGTTCCGCGACCTGACCATCTACACATTCGGAACCGTCGACCCATCGGTCTACGGCGTCGTCGGGACGGCCCACGTCATCGACGCCGACGAGGGGCACACGCCGCCTCCTCCGCCTCTTGAGAGCGTGGCAACGCCCTACGTCGCCGTGTCGGCCTCGCTCCAGTACGGGCCCTGGGGGCCGGCGGGCTTATTCCGACCGCTGGACGGTCTTGTTCCCATCGCCATGACCGATGACGGGACCATCGCCGTGTATCGCGTTCAGTAG
- a CDS encoding PSD1 and planctomycete cytochrome C domain-containing protein encodes MKRRMVIGLALSSVLMPASASVRGETPDAASENFFELRVRPVLANHCVKCHGETKQSGGLRVDSREALLKGGENGPAIVAGDPAAGLLGRAISHTDDDLKMPPSKPLPKAAQDDLAAWIAAGSPWPASVASRPIEGDAHWAFEPLRQVSLREDPTGWAASPIDRLIAEARRPHGLHPVERADRRTLIRRATVDLIGLPPDPARVEAFAADDRPDAYEKLLDELLASPQYGERWARGWLDLARYADTAGDNSDYPIPEAYLYRNYVIDAFNADVPYDRFLHEQIAGDVLAQDGPSEDYARRVIATGFLAQAKRFGTRKLEDGHQIIEDVLNTTGQVVLGLSLRCARCHDHKFDPITSKDYYALYGFFAATKFPFAGAEEDHRPSEFAPLVPPQEIGAYQARYDAALASLTRKAKRAQAEEGNVVDDRGFTAAVAAFVADVAGPADKAAAVKELEEARAEYAAARRKAAKTRQVQSQITNLVADGAVALAPRAYAVRDGEPTVVKLQIGGDPNRLDAVIPRGVPKILEPSGSIELPSSGSGRLALARWLTEGRPQPLVARVMANRIWQHHFGKAIVPTPSDFGLRGTPPTHPDLLEWLAADFVASGWSIKAMHRRIMLSETYQLASRNDPANAAKDTGNAWYWRFDRRPLDAEALRDSLLALGGDLRLDRPGSHPFPPEESWGFTAHHQFKAVYPSDHRSIYLMVQRLHPHPYLALFNGPDASATTAVRDASTVAIQALFMVNNPFVHEQARKFAGRLLESDSDDSSRIQTAYLRAYGRPPTDAERARADAFLREYGRSLAAEGLPADRLQGEAWAGLARAMLASNEFLYVD; translated from the coding sequence ATGAAGCGGCGGATGGTCATCGGCCTCGCGTTGTCGTCGGTCCTCATGCCGGCGTCGGCTTCGGTTCGCGGCGAGACGCCCGACGCGGCGTCGGAGAACTTCTTCGAGCTGCGCGTCCGGCCGGTGCTCGCGAATCACTGTGTCAAGTGTCACGGAGAGACCAAGCAGAGCGGCGGTCTGCGCGTCGATTCGCGCGAGGCGCTCCTGAAGGGGGGCGAGAACGGCCCGGCGATCGTCGCGGGCGATCCGGCGGCGGGGTTGCTCGGCCGGGCGATCAGCCACACCGACGACGACCTCAAGATGCCCCCGTCGAAGCCGCTGCCGAAGGCCGCGCAGGACGACCTCGCGGCCTGGATCGCCGCGGGCTCGCCGTGGCCGGCGTCGGTGGCGTCCCGCCCGATCGAGGGCGACGCGCACTGGGCCTTCGAGCCGCTTCGGCAAGTCTCTCTCCGCGAAGACCCGACCGGATGGGCCGCATCGCCGATCGACCGCCTGATCGCCGAGGCGCGACGGCCTCACGGCCTCCATCCCGTGGAGCGGGCCGATCGTCGCACCCTGATCCGGCGAGCGACGGTCGACCTGATCGGCCTCCCTCCCGATCCCGCGCGGGTTGAGGCGTTCGCCGCCGACGACCGCCCCGACGCCTATGAGAAGCTGCTCGACGAGCTGCTCGCCTCGCCTCAGTACGGCGAGCGCTGGGCGCGCGGCTGGCTGGACCTGGCGCGCTATGCGGACACGGCCGGGGACAACTCGGACTATCCCATCCCCGAGGCGTACCTGTACCGGAACTACGTGATCGACGCGTTCAACGCCGACGTTCCGTACGACCGCTTCCTTCACGAGCAAATCGCCGGCGACGTGCTGGCACAGGACGGCCCGTCAGAGGACTACGCGCGGCGCGTGATCGCCACCGGGTTCCTCGCGCAGGCGAAGCGGTTCGGCACACGGAAGCTCGAGGACGGGCACCAGATCATCGAGGACGTCCTGAACACGACGGGCCAGGTGGTGCTCGGGCTCTCGCTCCGATGCGCCCGCTGTCACGACCACAAGTTCGACCCGATCACGTCGAAGGACTATTACGCGCTCTACGGCTTCTTCGCGGCCACCAAGTTCCCGTTCGCCGGCGCCGAGGAAGATCACAGGCCGAGCGAGTTCGCCCCGTTGGTCCCGCCCCAGGAGATCGGCGCGTACCAGGCGCGCTACGACGCGGCCCTCGCGAGTCTCACCCGCAAGGCGAAACGCGCCCAGGCCGAAGAGGGGAACGTGGTGGATGACCGGGGGTTCACGGCGGCCGTGGCGGCGTTTGTCGCCGACGTCGCCGGCCCCGCCGACAAGGCCGCCGCGGTCAAGGAATTGGAGGAGGCGCGGGCCGAGTACGCAGCCGCCCGCCGGAAGGCCGCGAAGACCCGGCAAGTTCAGAGCCAGATCACGAACCTGGTCGCGGACGGAGCCGTCGCCTTGGCTCCACGAGCGTACGCCGTCCGCGACGGCGAGCCGACCGTCGTGAAGTTGCAGATCGGCGGCGACCCGAACCGGCTCGACGCCGTGATCCCCCGGGGAGTCCCGAAGATCCTCGAGCCGTCGGGCTCGATCGAGCTGCCGTCGAGCGGAAGCGGCCGGCTCGCTCTGGCGCGCTGGCTGACCGAGGGGCGGCCCCAGCCGCTGGTCGCCCGGGTGATGGCCAACCGGATCTGGCAGCACCACTTCGGCAAGGCGATCGTGCCGACGCCGTCGGACTTCGGCCTCCGAGGCACGCCGCCGACCCACCCCGACCTGCTCGAATGGCTCGCCGCCGACTTCGTGGCGTCCGGCTGGTCGATCAAGGCGATGCACCGGCGGATCATGCTGTCGGAAACGTACCAGCTCGCCTCTCGGAACGACCCCGCGAACGCGGCGAAGGACACCGGCAACGCCTGGTACTGGCGGTTCGACCGCCGCCCCCTGGACGCCGAGGCCCTCCGGGACAGCCTGCTCGCGCTGGGCGGCGATCTCCGACTCGATCGCCCGGGCTCGCACCCGTTCCCTCCCGAGGAGTCGTGGGGCTTCACCGCTCACCACCAATTCAAGGCGGTCTACCCGTCCGACCACCGAAGCATCTACCTGATGGTCCAGCGGCTGCACCCGCACCCCTATCTCGCCCTGTTCAACGGTCCCGACGCGAGCGCCACGACGGCCGTGCGGGACGCCTCCACGGTGGCGATCCAGGCCCTCTTCATGGTGAACAACCCGTTCGTCCACGAGCAGGCCCGGAAGTTCGCCGGGAGGCTGCTGGAGTCCGATTCCGACGACTCGTCGCGCATCCAGACGGCCTATCTCCGTGCGTATGGACGGCCGCCGACAGACGCCGAACGCGCCCGGGCCGACGCCTTCCTGCGCGAGTACGGCCGCAGCCTCGCCGCCGAAGGCCTCCCCGCCGATCGGCTCCAGGGCGAGGCCTGGGCCGGCCTGGCCCGGGCGATGCTGGCTTCGAACGAGTTCCTCTACGTCGATTGA
- a CDS encoding Ig-like domain-containing protein, with protein sequence MLEDRRLLANPGLSINIVADSVAANAGPGATTGTVTRTSADNSQALTVSLTSSAPNAASVPATVVIQAGKTSASFTVDTTLDDLTPVDRVVRITASATIDAFLSKDTSFHTVVDVGGWVVTTQADGKIVTARAYAMENSDYGYSVRRYNSDGTLDSTFHEGGIANVGLSARNSVLEAVAVQPDGKIVVAGFFTARYGARWSMQLVRLTADGQLDDSFGTQGWVTLAPTSGSYNEIYDITVLPDGKILFGGCISNVGSDEDFAVGRLNEDGSLDTTFGNGGYATTSFSVGSDLGRALVVQPDGKILLAGSKGGGTGDMTFALARWTADGRLDSTFGSAGRVETKVPGIYGRVNDILIQPDGKILVAGYSSNAGIPGYGSSLVRYTTSGTLDASFGVNGSVRLDFGAAVSMVGLEDGTIVIGGESISWFDANGAVLGTISDKPVNSMALQNGERIIAVGYAPATGYYIDAYIDSLPLGAHDEVTVMGTRTPTAVDDVYNIQKSATLAITTPGVLGNDDNPAGGLLTAVLVAGPKHGSVSLNADGSFVYTPSGTYLGPDSFTYKATNGTSTSNVATVALSVVGANDAPTAGVDSYELVVSGQTTQLQVQSPGVLANDGDVNGQPITAVLDSAPKSGKLVLNSNGSFSYTPNIGFYGVDHFTYRASDGDLSSAPTTVTISVYAQPTATAEVYTAEAGAYLIVAAPGVLANDVSPAGLPLRAVLAVGPKSGGLSLKSDGSFSYRPNAGFLGRDSFTYYATDGKLSTATTTVTINVVFVNKPPVAGDDAYSFRPGSTLVVAAPGLIANDKDPDGQAITASLVTPPAHGSLTLNANGSFTYTPTTGWSGPDSFTYRANDGDLGSALATVNLIVADTTGALWTQRGGNAGHSSYVDARVNAAGITLAWNQSLTYVASGNWAQSGNQAVAIDDMYVYRTSLDGSEFGGDYHIIAYDLKTGAAVWNQVIVGNGPVSAPSVVNGRVYVNRSGHSRNIDGTKDEDRPWIYVLDARTGAVLQRETYEAQWDSDERPVIDGNQLFAPKGYYGGFGAWMASIMSSLWSNNGPQLQSPSVAVAERYVYAYDDMVYSRSNGAYLGEITPPARMNRVGSPVVSGSGRVLFSVSGFEGKSVWDGVSSYDGQTRTPIWTTLLPSYRRGLAVGNGIVAVTSSDQLILLDEETGSQRGVWQAPSGLSDQIVLTHTHAFVQAGGNNFTRVYAINLATNQVDWTYDNRTDGYLMDTNMEMAFVDGRLVLTNDAFVMAFNVPDAPPTTATYEGSDATTRGNWDAAYGAGGYAMAASANTLDAAFDAGSTPAYTWQAGGSDPRGLEQPQAPGRILAAWYKDAFTVAVDAGATPQKVSLYFVDADGGGRSQRVEVLDAATGAVLDTRDVSDFGGGVYLTWILSGEAKFRITRTGGPNAVLSGVFVGGGFDDGGHQESATASYEGSDATTQGAWDSAYGAGGYALAGSADTLGAAFSSGDTAAYTWQAGGSDPRGLADPLASGRLLAAWYKDTFSVSLDAGATAKRVSLYFVDADGGGRSQRVEVLDAATGAVLDDRTVSDFSGGVYLTWTLSGKVSFRITRIGGPNAVLSGVFVDGAQVSVPTAAYKGSDATTRGDWASAYGAGGYAMAASGNTLGASAGFGVDAPAYTWQAGSADPRGLADPLASGRLLAAWYKDTFTVTLDAGSAPKQASLYFLDADGGGRSQRVEVLDATTGAVLDTRVVSDFSGGVYLTWTLSGKVSFRITRIGGPNAVLSGLFID encoded by the coding sequence GTGCTGGAGGACCGTCGGCTCCTCGCGAATCCCGGGCTGTCGATCAACATCGTGGCCGACTCGGTCGCCGCCAACGCCGGCCCCGGGGCGACCACCGGGACCGTTACCCGCACCTCGGCCGATAACAGCCAGGCGTTGACGGTCTCCCTGACCAGTTCGGCTCCGAACGCAGCCTCCGTTCCCGCCACGGTTGTCATCCAAGCCGGCAAGACGTCGGCCAGCTTCACCGTCGACACCACGCTCGACGATTTAACTCCCGTGGACCGGGTCGTCAGGATCACCGCTTCGGCGACGATTGATGCTTTCCTCAGCAAGGACACATCATTCCATACCGTCGTGGACGTCGGCGGGTGGGTGGTAACGACCCAGGCCGACGGCAAGATCGTCACAGCTCGTGCGTATGCGATGGAAAACAGCGACTACGGCTATTCCGTTCGACGTTACAACTCAGACGGCACGTTAGACTCAACATTCCATGAGGGAGGTATCGCAAACGTCGGATTGTCCGCGCGTAACTCCGTGCTCGAGGCAGTGGCGGTGCAGCCTGATGGAAAGATCGTCGTCGCTGGTTTCTTCACGGCACGTTATGGCGCGCGATGGAGCATGCAGCTCGTCCGCCTCACGGCGGACGGCCAACTCGACGACTCATTCGGGACGCAAGGTTGGGTGACGCTCGCCCCCACCTCGGGCTCCTACAACGAGATCTATGACATAACCGTACTGCCAGACGGGAAGATCCTGTTCGGCGGCTGCATATCGAACGTGGGCAGCGACGAGGATTTCGCCGTCGGACGCCTTAACGAAGACGGGTCGCTCGATACAACCTTTGGAAATGGCGGCTACGCCACGACGAGCTTTTCCGTCGGCAGCGACCTCGGCAGAGCGCTGGTGGTGCAGCCTGACGGGAAGATTCTTCTGGCGGGTTCGAAGGGCGGAGGAACCGGGGACATGACGTTCGCCCTGGCTCGTTGGACAGCGGATGGCCGACTCGACTCCACATTCGGTTCTGCAGGCCGAGTCGAGACAAAGGTCCCAGGCATCTATGGCAGAGTGAACGACATCCTGATCCAGCCCGATGGGAAGATCCTCGTGGCGGGCTACTCGAGCAACGCAGGGATTCCGGGCTACGGGTCGTCATTGGTTCGCTACACGACGAGCGGGACTTTGGACGCCTCGTTCGGCGTGAATGGTTCCGTACGCCTGGATTTCGGGGCTGCCGTGTCCATGGTAGGCCTCGAGGATGGAACGATCGTCATCGGCGGTGAATCAATCTCGTGGTTTGACGCGAACGGAGCCGTTCTCGGTACGATCTCCGATAAACCTGTGAACTCGATGGCCCTCCAGAATGGGGAGCGGATCATCGCCGTCGGCTATGCCCCCGCGACAGGATATTATATTGACGCCTACATCGATTCTCTCCCCCTCGGCGCTCACGACGAAGTGACGGTCATGGGTACACGGACTCCCACTGCGGTCGACGACGTCTACAACATCCAGAAATCGGCGACTCTGGCCATCACGACCCCCGGCGTGCTGGGCAACGACGACAACCCGGCCGGAGGATTGCTGACGGCGGTGCTCGTCGCCGGCCCGAAGCACGGCAGCGTCAGCCTGAATGCGGACGGCTCGTTCGTCTATACGCCCAGCGGGACCTACCTCGGCCCCGACAGTTTCACCTACAAAGCGACGAACGGCACGTCCACGTCGAACGTCGCGACCGTCGCCCTGAGCGTCGTCGGCGCGAACGACGCGCCTACTGCCGGCGTCGACTCCTACGAACTCGTCGTCTCGGGTCAGACGACGCAGCTCCAGGTCCAGTCGCCCGGCGTCCTCGCCAACGACGGCGACGTGAACGGGCAGCCGATCACGGCCGTGCTCGATTCGGCACCGAAGTCGGGCAAGCTCGTCTTGAATTCGAACGGCTCGTTCAGCTATACGCCGAACATCGGCTTCTACGGCGTCGACCACTTCACCTACCGGGCCAGCGACGGAGACCTGAGCAGCGCCCCGACGACCGTGACGATCTCGGTCTATGCACAACCGACGGCGACGGCGGAAGTCTACACCGCTGAGGCGGGCGCATACTTGATCGTGGCGGCCCCTGGCGTTTTGGCCAATGATGTCTCCCCGGCCGGGCTCCCGCTCCGCGCCGTCCTTGCCGTCGGCCCGAAGTCGGGTGGGCTCTCCTTGAAGAGCGACGGCTCCTTCTCGTACAGGCCAAATGCCGGCTTCCTCGGCCGGGACTCGTTCACGTATTACGCGACCGACGGCAAGCTCTCAACCGCGACGACGACCGTCACGATCAACGTCGTCTTCGTCAACAAGCCGCCGGTCGCCGGCGACGACGCGTACAGTTTCCGGCCAGGCTCGACGCTCGTCGTGGCGGCCCCCGGGCTCATCGCCAACGACAAGGATCCCGACGGCCAAGCAATCACCGCGTCCCTCGTGACGCCGCCCGCGCACGGCTCGCTGACCCTCAACGCCAACGGTTCGTTCACCTACACCCCGACGACCGGATGGTCCGGCCCAGACAGCTTCACTTACCGGGCGAACGACGGCGATCTTGGATCTGCGCTCGCGACTGTCAATTTAATCGTCGCTGATACGACCGGCGCCCTCTGGACCCAGCGCGGCGGGAATGCGGGGCACTCGAGCTACGTGGACGCGCGGGTGAACGCTGCCGGAATCACGCTCGCCTGGAATCAGTCGCTGACATACGTCGCCAGCGGGAACTGGGCCCAGTCGGGTAATCAGGCGGTCGCGATCGACGATATGTACGTCTACCGGACCAGCCTCGATGGCTCTGAGTTCGGGGGCGACTATCATATCATCGCCTACGATCTCAAGACCGGGGCCGCGGTTTGGAATCAGGTCATCGTCGGCAACGGCCCTGTCAGCGCCCCGTCGGTCGTCAACGGGAGGGTCTACGTCAATCGTTCTGGGCACTCCAGAAACATCGACGGCACCAAGGATGAAGATCGACCTTGGATTTACGTCCTCGACGCCCGCACCGGCGCGGTCCTGCAACGCGAAACTTACGAAGCCCAGTGGGACTCGGATGAACGCCCCGTGATCGATGGGAACCAGCTCTTCGCCCCGAAGGGCTACTACGGCGGCTTCGGCGCGTGGATGGCTTCGATCATGTCCTCCCTGTGGAGCAACAACGGCCCGCAACTCCAGAGCCCATCGGTGGCGGTAGCCGAACGCTACGTCTATGCCTACGACGACATGGTTTATTCTCGGTCCAACGGGGCCTATCTCGGCGAAATCACTCCGCCGGCGCGTATGAACCGGGTCGGCTCCCCTGTCGTCTCGGGCTCAGGACGAGTCTTGTTCAGCGTGTCAGGGTTCGAAGGTAAAAGCGTTTGGGACGGCGTTTCGTCATACGACGGGCAGACGCGGACGCCGATCTGGACCACACTCCTTCCCTCCTACCGACGTGGACTCGCCGTGGGGAATGGCATCGTGGCGGTCACCTCCAGTGATCAACTCATCCTCCTCGATGAGGAAACCGGCTCACAACGGGGCGTCTGGCAAGCCCCTTCTGGACTGAGCGACCAGATCGTACTCACACACACCCACGCTTTTGTCCAAGCAGGGGGTAATAACTTCACTCGCGTCTATGCGATTAACCTCGCAACCAACCAGGTCGATTGGACCTATGATAACCGGACGGATGGTTATCTCATGGACACGAACATGGAGATGGCCTTTGTCGACGGACGCCTGGTGCTCACCAACGACGCCTTCGTGATGGCGTTCAACGTGCCCGACGCTCCCCCTACAACGGCCACGTACGAGGGCTCGGACGCGACGACGCGAGGGAACTGGGACGCGGCCTACGGGGCCGGCGGCTACGCCATGGCCGCCTCGGCCAATACGCTGGACGCAGCTTTCGACGCGGGCAGTACGCCGGCCTATACATGGCAGGCCGGCGGCTCCGACCCGCGGGGCCTGGAACAGCCCCAGGCCCCGGGACGCATCCTGGCCGCCTGGTACAAGGACGCCTTCACCGTGGCCGTCGACGCCGGGGCGACTCCCCAGAAGGTCTCGCTCTACTTCGTGGACGCCGACGGCGGCGGACGCTCCCAGCGCGTCGAGGTCCTCGACGCCGCCACCGGAGCCGTGCTCGACACCCGCGACGTCTCCGACTTCGGGGGCGGCGTCTACCTGACGTGGATCCTCTCGGGCGAGGCGAAGTTCCGGATCACCCGGACCGGCGGCCCCAACGCCGTGCTCAGCGGCGTCTTCGTCGGCGGCGGCTTCGACGACGGCGGACACCAGGAGTCCGCGACGGCTTCGTATGAGGGGTCGGACGCGACGACCCAGGGGGCCTGGGACTCGGCTTACGGCGCCGGCGGCTACGCCCTGGCGGGCTCGGCCGACACGCTGGGCGCGGCGTTCAGCTCGGGCGATACGGCGGCCTACACCTGGCAGGCCGGCGGCTCCGACCCCCGCGGCCTGGCCGACCCGCTGGCCTCGGGACGCCTCCTGGCCGCCTGGTACAAGGATACGTTCAGCGTCTCACTCGACGCCGGCGCGACGGCCAAACGGGTCTCGCTCTACTTCGTGGATGCGGACGGCGGCGGACGCTCGCAGCGGGTTGAAGTTCTCGACGCCGCGACCGGCGCGGTGCTCGACGACCGCACGGTCTCCGACTTCTCCGGCGGGGTCTACCTGACCTGGACGCTCTCGGGCAAGGTGTCGTTCCGGATCACCCGCATCGGCGGCCCCAACGCCGTCCTCAGCGGCGTCTTCGTCGACGGCGCCCAGGTATCCGTCCCGACGGCGGCCTACAAGGGCTCCGACGCGACGACCCGGGGCGACTGGGCGTCGGCCTACGGCGCCGGCGGATACGCCATGGCCGCCTCGGGCAACACCCTCGGCGCTTCGGCCGGCTTCGGCGTCGACGCCCCGGCCTACACCTGGCAGGCCGGCTCAGCCGACCCCCGCGGCCTGGCCGACCCGCTGGCCTCGGGGCGCCTGCTGGCCGCCTGGTACAAGGACACGTTCACCGTCACGCTCGACGCCGGATCGGCTCCGAAGCAGGCGTCGCTCTACTTCCTCGACGCCGACGGCGGCGGACGCTCCCAACGCGTCGAGGTCCTGGACGCGACGACCGGCGCCGTGCTCGACACCCGCGTCGTCTCCGACTTCTCCGGCGGCGTCTATCTGACGTGGACGCTCTCGGGCAAGGTGTCGTTCCGCATCACCCGCATCGGCGGCCCCAACGCCGTACTCAGCGGACTCTTCATCGACTGA
- a CDS encoding ThuA domain-containing protein — protein sequence MFRSAIAWSCASLWLIGLFSTPAMAQKKNPDGAKVLLLSGGQRQHHGYRDQAFYLSAALEDTGRYQVTQTEDAALLETPGLAQKYDLIIGLSDRRDPEFKMTKGQQQALFNYVRDGGGYISIHGADNGAADWEPEWKPMLGAIFSHFGLPDGKTKKGEFTVRIVDTSSPVTKGMYDFKLKDELYYHLQIEPDVKPLAVVNFEGTDWPVAWTRNYGQGRVFHTVFGHRDFGPGKDDPLRDPNFGRLVLQGIDWVAEGRKK from the coding sequence ATGTTTCGGTCCGCGATCGCCTGGAGCTGCGCCTCGCTGTGGCTCATCGGCCTCTTCAGCACGCCGGCGATGGCCCAGAAGAAGAACCCGGACGGGGCCAAGGTGCTGCTCCTCTCGGGCGGCCAGCGCCAACATCACGGCTACCGCGATCAGGCATTCTACCTGAGCGCGGCGCTGGAGGACACCGGCCGCTACCAGGTGACCCAGACCGAGGACGCCGCCCTCCTTGAGACCCCCGGCCTGGCCCAGAAGTACGACCTCATCATCGGCCTCTCCGACCGCCGCGACCCCGAGTTCAAGATGACCAAGGGCCAGCAGCAGGCTCTCTTCAACTACGTTCGCGACGGCGGCGGCTATATCTCGATCCACGGCGCCGACAACGGCGCGGCCGACTGGGAACCCGAGTGGAAGCCGATGCTGGGCGCCATCTTCTCGCACTTCGGCCTTCCCGACGGTAAGACCAAGAAGGGCGAGTTCACCGTCAGGATCGTCGACACCTCCAGCCCCGTGACCAAGGGGATGTACGACTTCAAGCTCAAGGACGAACTCTACTACCACCTTCAGATCGAGCCCGACGTGAAGCCCCTGGCCGTCGTCAACTTCGAGGGGACCGACTGGCCCGTCGCCTGGACCCGCAACTACGGACAGGGCCGCGTCTTCCACACCGTCTTCGGCCACCGCGATTTCGGACCCGGCAAGGACGACCCCCTGCGAGACCCCAACTTCGGCCGCCTGGTCCTCCAGGGCATCGACTGGGTCGCCGAAGGCCGCAAGAAGTAA
- a CDS encoding YbjN domain-containing protein yields the protein MSVTIVCARCTSPNLGSERFCVGCGLPIGGLQPDADAGLDALGPYEPPEPADPDVTRALHDFLARSGLPLAPSGRGWRTTVPLHLDRKQAVYAGPAGLDAEGRALVGFISVCGPVVDRDCRILLKLNARMTDGCFAIRVLRGEEYFVFVENLPVDLLEHLAAADVLRRIARAADGLEDRLSRGRDIY from the coding sequence ATGTCGGTGACGATCGTCTGTGCTCGTTGCACGTCGCCGAACCTCGGCTCGGAGCGCTTCTGCGTGGGCTGCGGGCTGCCGATCGGCGGCTTGCAGCCCGACGCCGACGCCGGCCTCGACGCCCTTGGTCCCTACGAGCCTCCGGAGCCCGCCGATCCGGACGTCACTCGGGCCCTCCACGATTTCCTCGCCCGCTCCGGCCTGCCGCTGGCCCCCTCGGGTCGAGGCTGGCGGACGACCGTCCCGCTCCACCTGGATCGCAAACAGGCCGTCTACGCGGGCCCGGCGGGGCTCGACGCCGAGGGAAGGGCGCTCGTCGGCTTCATCTCGGTCTGCGGGCCGGTCGTCGATCGCGACTGCCGCATCCTGCTGAAGCTCAACGCCCGGATGACCGACGGCTGCTTCGCCATCCGCGTCCTCCGGGGCGAGGAGTACTTCGTCTTCGTCGAGAACCTCCCCGTCGACCTCCTCGAACACCTCGCCGCCGCCGACGTCCTCCGCCGCATCGCCCGGGCGGCCGACGGCCTGGAAGACCGCCTCTCGCGGGGTCGCGACATCTACTGA